A genomic window from Heptranchias perlo isolate sHepPer1 chromosome 20, sHepPer1.hap1, whole genome shotgun sequence includes:
- the LOC137336099 gene encoding zona pellucida sperm-binding protein 4-like, whose product MEGLGMLGLLFVVICSAQPPSLLFPADKCWLSPENRKDCGFPGIEASECVQRGCCFDAGNRDAPPCFYSLDNLPVCTKDGRVLIAISKDLTLPPVNLTTLHLKDGDGAECSPTVASADTVLFQFAVTECGATQRLDGVNILYETDVLGEFEILDGALGSVTRDSPFRLHVQCNYKGSQESDLQVKPRVYTLSPPLPATEAGILLLELRIARDGGYRSWYVASDYPILSVLRDPVFVEVRVLNRNDPSLVLVLNDCWATPTPEPYSGIRWDLLVDRCPFAGDNYKTRLLPVNAASHLLFPTHHNRFVVRTFAFWDRVSGRALTGEVYFHCSAEVCYPSTGENCTAPCSPKRRRSADDQSGVLVTADGPILFLEGEARLAALIHQDEKDTAVDSPFRVPGFAVGVALLSVALLVGTVAIWKMEQGRRVGSECSSMEL is encoded by the exons ATGGAGGGGTTGGGGATGCTCGGTTTGTTATTTGTTGTAATCTGTTCAGCTCAGCCGCCCTCTCTTCTTTTCCCCGCCGATAAATGTTGGTTATCTCCTGAAAACCGCAAAGACTGCGGATTTCCGGGAATTGAAGCTAGTGAGTGTGTGCAGAGAGGCTGCTGCTTCGATGCGGGGAATCGGGATGCGCCGCCGTGTTTCTATTCACTGGACAATCTGCCAG TCTGCACCAAGGATGGGCGGGTCCTGATCGCGATCTCCAAGGATTTGACGCTGCCTCCTGTAAACCTAACAACCCTCCATCTGAAGGATGGAGACGGAGCTGAGTGCAGTCCAACCGTGGCCTCTGCAGACACTGTGCTCTTTCAGTTCGCAGTCACTGAATGTGGCGCTACTCAGCGG CTGGACGGGGTGAACATCCTGTATGAAACGGATGTGTTGGGTGAGTTTGAGATCTTGGATGGCGCTTTGGGATCGGTGACCCGGGACAGCCCTTTCAG GCTCCATGTCCAGTGCAATTACAAGGGAAGCCAGGAGTCTGATCTGCAGGTGAAGCCCAGAGTTTAcaccctttctccaccactgcctGCCACTGAGGCCGGGATCCTGCTTCTGGAGCTGAGAATAGCGAGAG atggtgGCTACCGGAGCTGGTATGTGGCCAGTGACTACCCGATCCTGAGTGTGCTCCGGGACCCCGTGTTTGTGGAGGTTCGTGTTCTGAACCGGAACGATCCGTCCCTTGTGCTGGTGCTCAATGACTGCTGGGCGACCCCCACCCCCGAGCCGTATTCGGGGATCCGATGGGACCTCCTGGTGGACag gtGCCCCTTTGCTGGTGATAACTACAAAACCCGCCTCCTCCCGGTAAACGCTGCTTCCCATTTGCTGTTCCCAACTCACCATAATCGTTTTGTAGTCCGCACGTTCGCTTTCTGGGACCGAGTTTCGGGCCGGGCTCTGACCGGGGAG GTTTAtttccactgcagtgctgaggttTGCTACCCTTCCACCGGAGAGAACTGCACGGCTCCCTGCAGCCCCA AGAGGCGAAGAAGTGCCGATGACCAGTCTGGGGTATTGGTGACCGCTGATGGACCCATCCTTTTCCTGGAAGGTGAGGCGAGATTGGCTGCTCTGATCCACCAGGACGAGAAAG atactgctGTTGATTCCCCCTTCCGTGTTCCTGGATTCGCGGTTGGGGTAGCGCTGCTCTCCGTGGCCCTGTTGGTCGGGACTGTTGCTATATGGAAAATGGAGCAGGGCCGCAGGGTGGGCTCCGAGTGCAGCTCCATGGAACTGTAG